A single Filimonas effusa DNA region contains:
- a CDS encoding alpha-L-arabinofuranosidase C-terminal domain-containing protein yields MKRITLFLCLFSFTGIAPVLAHANVPDSVYLFSYATVKNGGRTGLQFAWSPDKKSWFNIGENYAFVKSDYGRWGSEKRMNQPFLIQGAGGNWQCVWGLNEYEPVFAHVSSPDLVYWGRQDYPVQKGVANCLKPSIQYNAGTGSYVIVYTASSGNYYRVSTKDFKTYTSPEQVTAAAYISDEVTVSLPEGEMQGQVHRVAWNAVDKMIKHYEWQQYKRLQNAETTKQDEQRFAGIKPVAVDVTVHPGQAKAISDLLLGIFFEDINYAADGGLYAELVQNRDFEYALDDKQGHDTSWHAKHSWKLEGANAQFTIETAQPIHPNNPNYAVLDFGAAGARLINSGFDGITLKKGQPYRFSVFTRALQGKPGKLQVKLVGKDGKELAAGTLPAPGNSWKDQTIIITPVADVADAQLELQPSGSGRIAIDMVSLFPQNTFKGRKNGLRADLAQVIADIHPKFVRFPGGCVAHGDGLGNIYRWKNAIGPLEARKPQRNLWGYHQTAGLGYFEYFQFCEDIGAAPVPVIAAGVPCQNSGVGGGGQQGGIPMDEMDAYIQDILDLVEYANGDVKTTWGKKRAEAGHPAPFNLKYIGIGNEDLISDVFEERFTMIFNAIKAKHPEISVIGTAGPASEGTDYEEGWGIATKLQVPLIDEHYYQPPGWFINNQDYYDRYDRTKSKVYLGEYAAHLPGRPVNLETALSEALYLTSLERNGDVVSMASYAPLLAKEGRTQWNPNLIYFNNTTVKPTVGYEVQKLYGIHAGDEYFPSTIKLSNNQDAVRKRVAVSVVRDSHTQDIIIKMVNLLPVPVVPTVNLQGITGISASRTVLKGNPDDKQLKPETISCSVTQAFDGGLPPYSFTIVRVKTKE; encoded by the coding sequence ATGAAAAGAATAACTCTCTTTCTCTGTCTGTTTTCCTTCACCGGCATAGCCCCTGTCCTGGCACATGCCAACGTCCCCGATTCGGTTTACCTGTTCTCTTACGCCACAGTTAAGAACGGCGGGCGAACAGGCTTGCAGTTTGCATGGAGCCCCGACAAAAAAAGCTGGTTCAATATCGGCGAAAACTATGCATTTGTAAAAAGCGATTACGGTCGCTGGGGAAGCGAGAAACGCATGAACCAGCCCTTCCTGATACAAGGCGCCGGAGGCAACTGGCAATGCGTATGGGGATTAAACGAATATGAACCCGTATTTGCCCACGTAAGTTCTCCCGACCTTGTTTACTGGGGCCGCCAGGATTACCCCGTTCAGAAAGGTGTGGCAAACTGCCTGAAACCTTCCATACAATACAACGCCGGCACAGGCAGCTATGTAATTGTGTACACCGCATCTTCAGGTAATTACTATCGCGTATCTACCAAAGATTTTAAAACTTATACCTCCCCCGAACAGGTAACAGCCGCAGCTTATATTTCTGACGAAGTAACAGTGAGCCTGCCGGAAGGAGAGATGCAGGGACAGGTTCACCGCGTAGCCTGGAATGCTGTAGATAAAATGATAAAGCATTACGAATGGCAGCAATACAAAAGGCTGCAGAATGCCGAAACAACAAAACAGGACGAACAGCGTTTCGCGGGCATCAAACCCGTCGCGGTCGACGTAACAGTACATCCCGGACAAGCTAAAGCTATAAGTGATCTCTTACTCGGTATCTTCTTTGAAGATATTAACTACGCTGCCGATGGTGGTTTATATGCCGAACTGGTGCAGAACCGCGATTTTGAATATGCATTGGATGATAAACAAGGCCACGATACAAGCTGGCATGCTAAGCATTCCTGGAAACTGGAAGGCGCAAACGCACAGTTCACTATAGAAACTGCACAGCCCATACACCCCAATAATCCCAATTACGCCGTATTGGATTTCGGTGCAGCAGGAGCCAGGCTCATAAACAGCGGCTTCGACGGCATTACATTGAAAAAAGGCCAGCCCTATCGCTTCTCTGTTTTCACACGCGCACTGCAGGGAAAGCCAGGTAAGCTGCAGGTAAAACTGGTTGGTAAAGATGGAAAGGAATTGGCTGCAGGCACCTTGCCGGCGCCCGGCAACTCCTGGAAAGATCAAACGATAATAATAACACCTGTTGCTGATGTGGCAGATGCACAGCTCGAACTGCAACCTTCAGGTTCCGGCAGAATAGCCATCGACATGGTATCGCTCTTCCCGCAAAATACCTTCAAAGGACGTAAGAACGGCTTGCGTGCCGATCTGGCCCAGGTTATTGCCGATATCCATCCAAAATTCGTCCGCTTCCCCGGTGGCTGCGTGGCTCATGGCGATGGCCTGGGGAACATCTATCGCTGGAAGAATGCTATAGGGCCGCTCGAAGCACGCAAACCCCAGCGCAACCTGTGGGGATACCACCAGACCGCAGGATTGGGATATTTCGAATACTTCCAGTTCTGTGAAGATATTGGCGCAGCGCCCGTTCCGGTTATTGCAGCCGGCGTACCATGCCAGAACTCAGGCGTTGGCGGTGGCGGTCAGCAGGGCGGCATTCCTATGGATGAAATGGATGCCTATATCCAGGATATCCTCGACCTCGTAGAATATGCCAACGGCGATGTAAAAACTACCTGGGGTAAAAAACGTGCCGAAGCAGGCCACCCCGCACCGTTTAACCTCAAATACATTGGCATCGGTAATGAAGACCTCATCAGCGACGTGTTTGAAGAACGGTTTACAATGATCTTTAACGCAATAAAAGCAAAACATCCCGAAATCTCGGTGATAGGTACCGCAGGCCCTGCATCCGAAGGAACAGACTATGAAGAAGGATGGGGCATAGCCACTAAGCTGCAGGTGCCGCTCATCGATGAACACTACTATCAGCCCCCCGGATGGTTTATAAATAATCAGGACTATTACGATCGGTACGATCGCACTAAATCAAAAGTATATCTCGGTGAATACGCCGCACATTTACCCGGCCGCCCTGTTAACCTCGAAACGGCTTTGTCCGAAGCATTGTATCTCACATCACTGGAGAGGAACGGCGATGTGGTAAGCATGGCTTCCTATGCGCCCTTACTGGCGAAAGAAGGTCGTACGCAATGGAACCCTAACCTCATCTATTTCAATAATACTACCGTAAAACCTACAGTTGGCTATGAGGTGCAAAAACTCTATGGCATACACGCAGGCGATGAATATTTCCCGTCAACGATAAAGCTGAGCAATAACCAGGATGCAGTAAGAAAACGGGTAGCAGTATCCGTAGTGCGTGATAGCCATACACAGGATATCATTATTAAAATGGTGAACCTGTTACCGGTCCCCGTGGTGCCAACTGTCAACCTGCAGGGTATCACCGGCATCTCGGCCAGCCGCACGGTATTGAAAGGCAACCCCGACGATAAACAGCTGAAACCCGAAACCATCTCCTGTAGCGTAACCCAGGCTTTCGATGGCGGATTGCCTCCCTATTCATTCACCATCGTTCGTGTAAAAACGAAAGAATAA
- a CDS encoding glycoside hydrolase family 97 protein, translated as MVQLKRSIVCFAMMVGAAMYTCLQAQVITSPGKTLTVKLSSAADGTVTYTVLAKKDTILLPSALGLVTSGTDLYKELVFTGASKTKPVNENYRLLYGKKQQVHYNANQCVFHYRNKQGKPIDIVFNVSDDAVAFQYLLPGENAANTVVTEEKTDFRFKQGVRSWLQPMQVAKTGWERSNPAYEEYYEQEVPVEKVADNTVGWVYPALFKNGNNWVAITEAGMKGNYCGTKLLTAGNGKFTTGFPDKREVVLGGGLLPVIDNNFTTPWKVIAVGSLKNIMESTAGTDLAAAQSLNDVSYIKPGKASWSWINSKDDYIIFKEQKKYIDFAAGMNWQYCLIDADWDRKIGYDSIQILADYAKSKNVGLLLWYNSAGDWNTVKYTPRNLLLTHESRMKEFHRIQAMGIKGVKIDFFGGDGQSVMQYYIDILNDAAACQLMVNFHGATLPRGWARTYPNLMTTEAVRGFENVTFNQHEADKQAVMCATVPFARNLFDPMDYTPMNLYKLSGNLVRRTSGGFELALSVLFLSGIQHFAESPEGMQHIPENVRSFLRNLPVSWEQVKFMEGYPGQYVALARKAGNKWYVAGINAAATPRKLTLNTAALGSKFSLLKDGDKPASFDETKGSTSAAQVLEIAPGSGFVMVIE; from the coding sequence ATGGTACAATTAAAAAGAAGTATCGTATGCTTCGCCATGATGGTAGGCGCAGCTATGTATACCTGTTTGCAGGCGCAGGTTATAACAAGTCCTGGTAAAACATTGACAGTAAAGCTATCCTCCGCGGCAGATGGAACAGTGACCTATACGGTGCTGGCAAAGAAAGATACAATACTGCTGCCTTCAGCGCTGGGCCTGGTTACTTCAGGAACCGATCTTTATAAAGAGCTTGTTTTTACAGGTGCCTCAAAAACAAAGCCGGTAAATGAAAATTACCGCCTGCTCTATGGCAAAAAACAACAGGTGCACTACAATGCCAATCAATGTGTATTTCATTACAGGAATAAACAAGGTAAACCCATTGATATTGTTTTCAATGTTTCCGATGATGCCGTTGCTTTCCAATACCTGCTCCCGGGAGAAAACGCCGCAAATACGGTAGTTACAGAAGAAAAAACAGACTTCCGCTTTAAACAGGGAGTGCGCTCATGGCTGCAGCCTATGCAGGTGGCCAAAACCGGATGGGAACGCTCAAACCCCGCCTACGAAGAATACTACGAACAGGAAGTCCCTGTCGAAAAAGTAGCCGATAATACAGTCGGCTGGGTATATCCGGCATTATTTAAAAACGGGAATAACTGGGTCGCCATCACCGAAGCCGGAATGAAAGGCAACTACTGCGGTACAAAATTACTTACCGCAGGTAACGGTAAATTTACAACCGGCTTCCCCGACAAACGCGAAGTGGTATTAGGTGGAGGTTTATTGCCCGTTATAGATAACAATTTCACTACTCCCTGGAAAGTAATAGCAGTAGGCTCGCTTAAAAATATCATGGAATCTACCGCCGGTACAGACCTCGCCGCCGCACAAAGCCTGAACGATGTCTCCTACATAAAACCAGGCAAGGCTTCCTGGAGCTGGATCAACTCAAAAGACGACTACATCATATTCAAAGAACAAAAAAAATATATCGACTTTGCCGCCGGCATGAACTGGCAATACTGTCTTATCGATGCCGACTGGGACAGGAAAATAGGATACGATAGTATTCAGATCCTTGCCGATTATGCAAAGTCTAAAAACGTAGGCTTGCTCCTATGGTATAATTCTGCAGGAGACTGGAACACGGTAAAGTACACGCCCAGGAATCTGCTGCTCACGCATGAGAGCCGTATGAAAGAGTTTCATCGCATACAGGCCATGGGTATCAAAGGCGTGAAAATCGACTTCTTTGGTGGCGACGGGCAATCGGTGATGCAATACTATATCGATATTTTAAACGATGCGGCAGCCTGTCAGCTCATGGTTAACTTCCATGGCGCCACATTGCCGCGCGGATGGGCAAGAACTTATCCCAACCTCATGACAACCGAGGCCGTACGGGGCTTCGAAAATGTTACCTTCAATCAGCATGAAGCCGATAAACAGGCGGTAATGTGCGCTACGGTGCCTTTTGCCCGCAACCTCTTCGATCCCATGGATTACACGCCCATGAACCTGTATAAACTAAGCGGTAACCTGGTTCGCCGTACCTCAGGTGGCTTCGAGCTGGCTTTATCGGTATTGTTCTTATCCGGCATCCAGCATTTTGCCGAGTCGCCCGAAGGCATGCAGCACATACCTGAAAATGTTAGGTCCTTTTTAAGGAATTTGCCCGTAAGCTGGGAACAGGTGAAATTTATGGAAGGTTACCCCGGACAGTACGTAGCCCTGGCGCGTAAGGCAGGAAACAAATGGTATGTCGCCGGTATCAATGCCGCTGCAACACCCCGGAAATTAACCTTGAATACCGCCGCATTGGGTAGCAAATTCAGCCTCTTGAAAGATGGTGATAAACCCGCAAGTTTCGATGAAACAAAAGGCAGCACTTCAGCAGCCCAGGTGCTGGAAATAGCTCCCGGCAGCGGATTCGTAATGGTTATTGAATAA